In Trifolium pratense cultivar HEN17-A07 linkage group LG7, ARS_RC_1.1, whole genome shotgun sequence, a genomic segment contains:
- the LOC123896801 gene encoding G patch domain-containing protein 11 yields MESNNEEDDDYMADLSRFLPTDSIIDPPNPKSSSKRISEKKDPSINSSKSHLKALNWQERRKIERERKQIQEDEQTLAKIEAPIPQSNIGFKLLKQMGYTPGSALGKQGSGRAEPVGIEIRRSRAGIGLEDPHKEKMKREEITIKQKRKNEQALMEEFGSRQKSRWQSRRIIVNFNKAKAALDQLENRDIVEPPKNEDDAEGEDGEEEEEITEEGLLDVLMKLRDEFNYCLFCGCKYESSSTLLDNCPGINEDDH; encoded by the exons ATGGAAAGCAACAACGAAGAAGATGACGATTACATGGCTGACCTTTCTCGCTTTCTTCCTACCGATTCTATTATTGATCCTCCAAATCCAAAGTCTTCTTCAAAAAGg ATTTCTGAAAAGAAAGATCCTTCAATAAACTCTTCCAAGAGCCATTTGAAAGCTCTTAACTGGCAAGAACGGCgaaaaattgaaagagaaagaaagcaaATACAAGAGGATGAACAAACATTAGCAAAAATTGAAGCTCCAATACCACAATCCAACATTGGGTTTAAGCTTCTCAAACAAATGGGTTATACACCAGGTTCTGCTCTTGGCAAGCAGGGCTCAGGCAGGGCTGAACCGGTGGGGATTGAAATTCGACGGTCACGAGCAGGTATAGGCTTAGAGGATCCCCACAAGGAGAAGATGAAAAGGGAGGAAATCACGATCAAACAGAAAAGGAAGAATGAGCAGGCTCTGATGGAAGAATTTGGGTCTAGGCAGAAATCACGGTGGCAAAGTAGGAGGATTATTGTTAATTTCAACAAGGCTAAGGCTGCCCTTGACCAATTGGAGAATCGGGATATTGTGGAGCCCCCGAAGAATGAGGATGATGCAGAGGGTGAAGATGGAGAAGAGGAGGAAGAAATAACAGAAGAG GGCTTGCTCGATGTTTTGATGAAACTAAGGGATGAGTTCAATTACTGTCTCTTCTGTGGATGCAAA TATGAATCAAGTTCTACCCTTTTGGACAACTGCCCTGGAATCAATGAAGACGACCACTAA
- the LOC123896066 gene encoding uncharacterized protein LOC123896066, which yields MALNSSARKDFTDDELLKPFLYNKIHNLPLPNYINILEQDLFGTVKNPWQIWEEFEASHSYSGKDLYVFSILRKKSATSTRVVRTIGMGTWEGEDTGKSIFAKDTNQLLGMKKRYRFEKSDTYQDGGWIVHEYSLDKSLISNPSAINYVLCRFRKNSKLGLQNTGTRIHHQPNSHIPNCSVVPRKNPKMNNVGQSQRKTVAVPPRAPVAVPPRAAATTIPENNSTWLGENIDQNPRNQLDSVNNKTEAVKITNETERKFNKEEHCAMNKEDDGDIIIINGDDDLIMSDLIMSNEEEGGVTMSWPELFAQELLKNNKGCLIEEDVSMLSNDFYKDLLFENNNNIK from the exons ATGGCTCTCAACTCTTCTGCACGTAAAGACTTCACTGACGATGAACTTTTAAAACCATTCCTCTACAACAAAATTCATAATCTACCTTTGCCCAATTATATCAACATTCTTGAACAAGATTTGTTCGGTACTGTAAAAAATCCTTGGCAAATTTGGGAAGAGTTTGAAGCTTCTCATTCATATTCTGGAAAAGACTTGTATGTTTTCTCCATCTTAAGGAAGAAATCTGCTACCAGCACACGCGTAGTTCGCACTATTGGAATGGGTACATGGGAAGGTGAAGACACCGGAAAAAGTATATTCGCCAAAGATACAAATCAACTCCTTGGTATGAAAAAACGTTATCGGTTTGAGAAGAGTGACACTTATCAAGACGGTGGATGGATCGTGCACGAATATAGCCTTGACAAATCTTTAATAAGCAATCCTTCG GCCATCAATTATGTTCTATGCAGATTTAGAAAGAATTCGAAACTGGGTCTACAAAATACAGGAACAAGAATTCATCACCAACCGAATTCACACATACCAAATTGCAGTGTCGTACCaagaaaaaatccaaaaatgaaCAATGTTGGACAATCACAAAGAAAGACCGTTGCCGTTCCTCCACGTGCGCCAGTTGCCGTTCCTCCACGTGCGGCAGCAACCACCATACCC GAGAACAATAGTACTTGGTTGGGGGAAAATATTGACCAAAATCCAAGAAATCAACTTGACAGTGTAAATAACAAGACCGAGGCTGTTAAAATTACTAATGAAACAGAGCGCAAATTTAACAAAGAAGAACATTGCGCTATGAACAAAGAAGATGATGGTGATATCATTATAATCAATGGTGATGATGATCTTATTATGAGTGATCTTATTATGAGCAACGAAGAAGAGGGTGGTGTCACTATGTCTTGGCCTGAGCTTTTTGCACAGGAACTGTTAAAGAATAACAAAGGATGCTTGATCGAAGAAGATGTTTCGATGCTTTCCAATGATTTTTATAAGGACTTATTGTTCGAAAATAACAACAATATTAAGTAA
- the LOC123898017 gene encoding squamosa promoter-binding-like protein 17: protein MSSCFVPFSSSPSPPNSSTNETLLDGLKFGKKIYFEDATSSVVVATQSNYNNTKSSMVMKKGTHFPPKCQVEGCKVDLSGSKAYYCRHKVCCMHSKSPTVVVSGLEQRFCQQCSRFHQLTEFDQGKRSCRRRLAGHNERRRKPQPKSFLTSRFPKLSPYTLDNNGKGDNFLMDASYPKFSPRTSEPIPGNQTTQITWQQNNSTTPSDFFLQGTNFHGPTRHPPPMENYNEVTDSSCALSLLSNQTWYSRNTTTASVEMNNLLNFNGSIITQSPQGAANYQLANSSWFLKGVDSRNCMSSEDVPDLGLGQNSQAIQAIHSDLRGVLDVSQGKRQYN, encoded by the exons ATGAGTTCTTGTTTTGTACCTTTTTCTTCTTCACCATCACCACCTAACTCATCAACCAATGAGACTCTCCTTGATGGCTTaaagtttggtaaaaaaatCTACTTTGAAGATGCAACAAGTAGTGTTGTTGTAGCAACTCAAAGTAattataataatacaaaatcaTCAATGGTTATGAAAAAGGGTACTCATTTTCCACCTAAGTGTCAAGTTGAAGGTTGTAAAGTAGATCTGAGTGGTTCTAAGGCTTATTATTGTAGACATAAAGTTTGTTGCATGCATTCAAAATCTCCAACTGTTGTTGTCTCTGGTTTGGAGCAGAGATTTTGCCAACAGTGTAGCAG GTTTCATCAGCTGACTGAATTCGATCAAGGAAAACGAAGTTGCCGCAGGCGACTAGCTGGCCATAATGAAAGGCGAAGAAAGCCCCAGCCAAAGTCCTTCTTAACCTCACGTTTTCCCAAACTCTCTCCATATACTCTTG ATAATAATGGCAAAGGTGATAACTTTCTGATGGATGCTTCATACCCAAAGTTTTCTCCGAGAACATCTGAGCCAATTCCCGGTAATCAAACAACACAAATTACCTGGCAGCAGAACAACTCAACGACACCATCCGATTTTTTCCTGCAAGGAACAAACTTTCATGGTCCTACTAGACATCCTCCTCCAATGGAAAACTACAATGAAGTCACAGATTCAAGCTGTGCTCTCTCTCTTCTGTCAAACCAAACATGGTATTCTCGAAACACAACAACGGCAAGTGTTGAGATGAACAACTTGTTGAATTTCAACGGTTCGATCATTACACAATCTCCTCAAGGTGCAGCCAATTATCAACTTGCAAATTCCTCTTGGTTTCTAAAAGGCGTTGATTCTCGTAACTGTATGTCGTCTGAGGATGTTCCTGATCTCGGTCTCGGTCAAAATTCACAGGCTATACAGGCTATTCATAGCGATCTTCGTGGTGTGCTTGATGTGTCACAAGGCAAGAGGCAATATAACTAG